The Thermococcus sp. genome has a segment encoding these proteins:
- a CDS encoding NRAMP family divalent metal transporter — protein MEYSQTSSGSKSRLIRILMVLGPRIVVMLADTDVGSVITAAQSGAVWGYKLLPLQVVLIPVLYIVQELTVRIGIVTGKGHGELIKEYFGPRWAWFSVGTLTLASIGALITEFAGVGGVGLLFGIPLKVSVGMSVAFLAVVAWTGSYRSVERIAILMGSFELAFVLVAIMAHPRASEMITELTRIPWKNSAYLYLAAANVGAVIMPWMIFYQQSAIVEKRVTLRDLRAARGDTAMGAVVTQVIMVSIIIATAATIGREHPGTPLTTVQQITNALIPALGGKLGAVFFALGMVGAAMVAAVVVSLAMAWGLGEVSEYKHSLEYHPSEAPWFYVIYTAALILSGLLVVSGTNLVALSIGVQVMNALLLPIVLGFLYLLALKALPDRYRLRGKYGTVMGVVIVVTSGFGVAAVLNTLL, from the coding sequence TTGGAGTACTCTCAAACATCATCGGGTTCTAAGAGCCGTCTGATCAGGATCCTGATGGTTCTTGGGCCGAGGATAGTCGTTATGCTCGCGGATACAGATGTGGGAAGCGTGATCACGGCGGCGCAGAGCGGGGCGGTGTGGGGGTATAAACTTCTTCCCCTGCAGGTCGTGCTCATCCCCGTGCTCTACATAGTGCAAGAGCTAACCGTCAGGATTGGCATCGTTACAGGTAAAGGGCATGGCGAGCTTATCAAGGAATATTTTGGCCCCCGGTGGGCATGGTTCTCGGTTGGTACTCTGACCCTGGCTTCTATAGGGGCGCTTATCACGGAGTTCGCAGGGGTAGGTGGGGTGGGACTGCTCTTTGGGATACCCCTTAAAGTCAGCGTCGGAATGAGCGTTGCGTTCCTTGCGGTAGTGGCCTGGACGGGTTCATACCGTTCGGTGGAGAGGATTGCGATTTTAATGGGCAGTTTTGAACTCGCGTTTGTTCTGGTGGCCATAATGGCCCATCCACGGGCATCCGAGATGATAACCGAGCTCACCCGGATACCATGGAAAAATTCGGCGTATCTGTACCTCGCTGCCGCCAATGTGGGCGCGGTAATCATGCCGTGGATGATTTTCTATCAGCAGTCTGCCATTGTGGAAAAAAGAGTGACCCTTCGTGATCTGCGTGCGGCCCGGGGAGATACTGCAATGGGGGCGGTGGTAACCCAGGTGATAATGGTGTCCATAATAATCGCAACCGCTGCCACCATCGGCCGTGAGCATCCTGGCACACCGCTTACCACCGTCCAGCAGATTACCAACGCCCTCATTCCAGCACTGGGCGGAAAGCTTGGAGCCGTGTTTTTTGCCCTTGGGATGGTTGGCGCGGCAATGGTTGCTGCCGTCGTGGTTTCACTCGCAATGGCTTGGGGACTGGGTGAGGTCAGCGAATACAAACATTCCCTTGAGTATCATCCATCGGAGGCACCTTGGTTCTATGTCATCTACACGGCTGCGCTGATCCTGAGTGGCTTGCTGGTTGTCTCGGGTACCAACCTAGTCGCCCTCAGCATCGGTGTTCAGGTCATGAATGCCCTGCTTCTTCCCATAGTTCTTGGGTTCCTATACCTGCTAGCGTTGAAGGCACTGCCTGACCGGTACAGATTGCGTGGAAAGTACGGAACAGTAATGGGGGTAGTAATCGTGGTAACGAGTGGGTTCGGAGTGGCGGCCGTGCTGAACACATTGCTCTGA
- a CDS encoding 26S protease regulatory subunit, which translates to MPVDLSGPLLNEFERAKKEFERAVAAGDMERAKKSALRCASILRQLARHVPYNGELYLKKAKKWEDVAGQIERGEYGRKAVVGAEGKSTTQEKDEEDQFREYVLGLISKSRTTWDDIGGLEDVKLLMMETVVIAALKKPAAVQPWRGILLFGPPGTGKTLLASAAAGSLNATFFNVKASSVLSKYFGESSKIISALYEVAREKAPSIVFLDEIDALTTRRSNDTSEATRRMLSTLLTELEGFHGEGNEKLVLTLAATNTPWDLDEAVLSRFPKRIYVPLPDKEAIKAIVRIHTEGLDISRLDLDAIAEESVRRLYSGRDIRNLCQEAIWNMIREENKDLHRLAGLPFEELRKRSLRTRPLEMRDFEEAFRKIKSPLTRKDIERYEKWGEEFGG; encoded by the coding sequence ATGCCTGTTGACCTTTCAGGGCCCCTGCTGAACGAGTTTGAAAGGGCCAAGAAGGAGTTTGAAAGGGCTGTCGCCGCGGGAGACATGGAGAGGGCGAAAAAGAGCGCCCTCCGGTGTGCCTCCATACTCAGACAGCTGGCCAGGCACGTCCCCTACAACGGGGAGCTCTACCTTAAGAAGGCGAAGAAGTGGGAGGATGTGGCCGGGCAGATAGAGAGGGGTGAATACGGCCGAAAGGCCGTTGTAGGCGCCGAAGGAAAGAGCACGACCCAGGAGAAAGACGAGGAAGACCAGTTCAGGGAGTACGTGCTGGGGCTTATCTCCAAGTCACGGACGACGTGGGACGACATAGGCGGCCTTGAGGACGTCAAGCTCCTCATGATGGAGACGGTCGTGATAGCGGCCCTTAAAAAACCCGCCGCGGTTCAGCCGTGGAGGGGCATACTACTCTTTGGGCCTCCCGGGACGGGTAAGACGCTCCTCGCCTCGGCCGCCGCCGGGAGCTTAAACGCCACCTTCTTCAACGTTAAAGCGTCAAGCGTCCTGAGCAAGTACTTCGGCGAGTCGAGCAAGATAATAAGCGCCCTCTACGAGGTCGCGAGAGAAAAAGCCCCGAGCATAGTGTTCCTCGACGAGATAGACGCCCTGACCACGAGGCGTTCAAACGACACCAGCGAAGCCACCCGGAGGATGCTCTCGACGCTCCTCACGGAGCTTGAGGGCTTTCACGGGGAGGGGAATGAGAAGCTCGTCCTCACGCTTGCCGCCACAAACACCCCCTGGGATTTAGATGAGGCGGTGCTCTCGCGCTTCCCCAAGAGGATTTACGTGCCCCTGCCGGACAAGGAGGCGATCAAGGCGATAGTGAGGATACACACTGAGGGGCTTGATATTTCGAGGCTCGACCTCGACGCGATAGCGGAGGAGAGCGTGAGGCGTCTGTACTCTGGCAGGGACATCAGGAACCTCTGTCAGGAGGCTATATGGAACATGATACGCGAGGAGAACAAAGACCTCCACAGGCTTGCCGGGCTTCCCTTCGAGGAGCTGAGGAAGCGCTCATTGAGAACCCGCCCGCTTGAGATGAGGGACTTTGAGGAGGCGTTCAGGAAGATAAAGAGCCCCCTGACGAGGAAGGACATCGAGCGCTATGAAAAGTGGGGGGAGGAGTTCGGGGGATGA
- a CDS encoding chromosome assembly protein has protein sequence MGILDRFRKTPIEKLSLRELQEEEIRLRNRLERTKKEIERIEKKKKQLFQEGIGTDVLKKKMLAQEIKSLDMEQKLRLRDFTTAQKQYTFVKNLIVVKKYEKELRKIGLWDKLSKVEPEQLESVLVKVSLDGREFDEMVENLNRVFEMDIAEFEGTEDQTERELMDAWAKVETGEADVEEVTEKIASPKLERETEEEL, from the coding sequence ATGGGAATACTCGACAGGTTTAGGAAGACCCCGATTGAAAAGCTCTCCCTCAGGGAGCTTCAGGAAGAGGAGATACGGCTGAGGAACAGGCTTGAGCGGACGAAGAAGGAGATAGAGCGCATAGAGAAGAAAAAGAAGCAGCTCTTCCAGGAGGGCATCGGGACGGACGTGCTCAAGAAGAAGATGCTCGCCCAGGAGATCAAGAGCCTCGACATGGAGCAGAAGCTTCGCTTAAGGGACTTCACGACTGCGCAGAAGCAGTACACCTTCGTCAAGAACCTGATAGTCGTCAAGAAGTACGAGAAGGAGCTTAGGAAGATAGGCCTCTGGGACAAGCTCTCCAAAGTTGAGCCTGAGCAGCTGGAAAGCGTGCTCGTCAAGGTGAGCCTCGACGGCAGGGAGTTCGACGAGATGGTCGAGAACCTGAACAGGGTCTTCGAGATGGACATAGCCGAGTTTGAGGGAACGGAGGACCAGACCGAGAGGGAGCTCATGGATGCATGGGCCAAGGTCGAGACGGGAGAGGCCGACGTTGAGGAAGTGACGGAGAAGATAGCCTCGCCCAAGCTGGAGAGGGAGACGGAGGAGGAGCTGTGA
- a CDS encoding ATP-binding protein encodes MILKFINREFELNALEELYAQDRAHLVLIYGRRRIGKTELVKQFMKNKPSFYFLARKEPMELEIERLVTGFNRKFNVFIEARNLEEFFEEVKNFGRLVFVIDEFPYWVEEDKSIPSVFQYIWDKILKDSRIMLILLGSSIATMESLMSYKNPLYGRRTAQIKLSSLGFFHLGEAFPRYSWEELVKVYGTIDGIPAYLRYFDDSLSVEENIQRNFYSKVSLLYEDAERLLKDELREPVTYLNILRAINEGKTKLTEIANETKVAVTNLPKYLKTLETLDLVYREFPVTVRERKRFGIYRVKDFYYRFWLRFVYPYRDDIEIGAISFDDLRKDFKVYLGEVFEEIAKQFLIMLNAKGRLPFRFTKIGRWWDKKEEIDLVAINSLTDEAAFFEVKWKNLSYRDALRALKKLEEKSEKVGIDGKEKRYGLIAKHLAEKKELREEDYLAFDMGDFQE; translated from the coding sequence CTCATCTATGGAAGGAGAAGGATTGGAAAGACCGAGCTTGTAAAGCAGTTCATGAAAAACAAACCCAGCTTCTACTTCCTGGCGAGAAAGGAGCCGATGGAGCTTGAGATTGAGAGATTGGTCACGGGCTTCAACAGGAAGTTCAACGTTTTCATCGAGGCCAGGAATCTGGAAGAGTTCTTTGAGGAAGTGAAAAACTTCGGAAGGCTCGTCTTTGTAATCGATGAGTTTCCCTACTGGGTGGAGGAGGATAAATCCATTCCATCGGTCTTCCAGTACATCTGGGACAAGATTCTCAAGGACTCCAGGATAATGCTTATCCTCCTCGGCTCGTCGATAGCCACTATGGAGAGCCTCATGAGCTACAAAAACCCGCTCTACGGGAGGAGGACGGCCCAGATAAAACTATCGAGCCTCGGCTTTTTCCACCTGGGGGAGGCGTTTCCCCGCTACTCATGGGAGGAGCTTGTGAAGGTTTACGGCACCATAGACGGCATCCCCGCTTACCTCCGGTACTTCGACGATTCGCTGAGCGTAGAGGAAAACATCCAGCGGAATTTTTACAGCAAGGTGAGCCTGCTCTACGAAGACGCCGAGAGGCTCCTGAAGGACGAGCTGAGGGAACCCGTGACCTATCTGAACATCCTGAGGGCGATAAACGAGGGGAAAACGAAGCTGACAGAGATCGCCAACGAGACGAAGGTGGCCGTGACGAACCTGCCGAAGTACCTAAAGACGCTCGAAACCCTTGATCTGGTTTACAGGGAGTTCCCGGTGACGGTGAGGGAAAGAAAGCGCTTTGGAATCTACCGCGTGAAGGATTTTTACTACCGCTTCTGGCTCCGCTTCGTTTACCCTTACAGGGATGACATTGAAATTGGGGCCATAAGCTTCGATGACCTAAGAAAAGACTTCAAGGTATACCTCGGCGAGGTCTTTGAAGAGATAGCGAAACAGTTCCTGATAATGCTGAACGCGAAGGGGAGGCTTCCCTTCAGGTTCACGAAGATAGGCAGATGGTGGGACAAAAAGGAGGAGATAGACCTCGTCGCTATCAACAGCCTAACGGATGAAGCTGCGTTTTTTGAGGTCAAGTGGAAGAACCTGTCCTATCGGGACGCCCTAAGGGCCCTAAAGAAACTTGAGGAGAAGAGCGAGAAAGTGGGCATCGATGGAAAGGAAAAACGCTACGGGCTGATTGCAAAGCACCTTGCGGAAAAGAAAGAGCTGAGAGAAGAAGACTATCTGGCCTTTGATATGGGGGACTTTCAAGAATAG
- a CDS encoding heavy metal translocating P-type ATPase: MKEKEHHDEMERVPEMKRMEHGEHVHEGGHGEYGTHEGHETTARGEHAGHKGHGHSHAEHHRMMMEDFKKRFIVSVILTVPILILSPLIQRFLGFELTFPGDHYVLFGLSAIVYFYGGWPFLKGMVDELRKKLPGMMTLIALAITVAFFYSAAVTFGLPGKTFYWELATLIDIMLIGHYIEMRSVLGASRALEELIKLMPTEAHLVTPEGIKDVPVSELKKGDVVLVKPGEKIPSDGTIVEGETSVNEAMLTGESKPVYKKPGDGVIGGSINLEGAIKVRIEKTGKDTYLMQVVELVRQAQETRSRTQDLANRAALWLTLIAITAGTITLGTWLYFGEPFVFAIERMVTVMVITCPHALGLAVPLVVSVSTSISARKGILIRNREAFERAKDVQVVVFDKTGTLTEGKFEVTEIIQLGELGDEEILKYAAALESQSSHPIAQGIVEKAEELGLGTYEVSESKVLPGKGVQGVINGKEVLVVSPGFLKEKGLWGEDERVNKVLEQGKTVVFLVLDGKLAGALALADRIRPESREAVEKLHEMGIKAYMLTGDNAKVAKWVAEELGLDGFFAEVLPHQKSEKVKELQEQGYTVAMVGDGINDAPALIQADVGIAIGAGTDVAIESADIILVRNDPRDVITGVHLARATYKKMVQNLAWATGYNTFAIPLAAGVLYNYGILLSPAFGALLMSMSTVIVAINAKFLKV, translated from the coding sequence GTGAAAGAGAAAGAACATCACGATGAGATGGAAAGAGTCCCCGAAATGAAGAGGATGGAGCATGGAGAACACGTCCATGAAGGTGGACATGGAGAATACGGGACGCACGAAGGGCACGAAACGACCGCCCGTGGGGAACACGCGGGCCACAAGGGACATGGGCACTCCCATGCCGAGCACCACAGGATGATGATGGAGGACTTCAAAAAGCGCTTTATAGTCTCCGTGATACTGACGGTCCCAATCCTGATCCTGTCACCGCTGATACAGAGGTTTTTGGGCTTTGAGCTGACTTTTCCCGGTGACCACTACGTTCTCTTCGGTCTTTCGGCCATAGTGTACTTCTACGGCGGCTGGCCGTTCCTGAAGGGCATGGTGGATGAGCTGAGAAAGAAGCTCCCGGGCATGATGACGCTGATAGCCCTGGCAATCACGGTTGCCTTCTTCTACAGCGCGGCGGTAACCTTTGGCCTGCCCGGAAAGACCTTCTACTGGGAGCTGGCAACGCTTATTGACATCATGCTCATAGGCCACTACATCGAGATGCGCTCCGTTCTCGGCGCTTCAAGGGCCCTGGAGGAGCTCATAAAGCTCATGCCGACGGAGGCACACCTCGTAACGCCCGAGGGAATAAAGGACGTTCCGGTCAGCGAGCTGAAGAAGGGCGACGTCGTTCTCGTCAAACCCGGCGAGAAGATACCCTCCGACGGCACCATAGTCGAGGGTGAAACGAGTGTAAACGAGGCCATGCTGACGGGTGAGTCGAAGCCGGTCTACAAGAAGCCCGGCGATGGGGTCATCGGCGGTTCCATAAATCTCGAAGGGGCCATAAAGGTCAGGATAGAAAAGACAGGAAAGGACACCTACCTGATGCAGGTCGTTGAACTCGTCAGGCAGGCGCAGGAGACAAGGTCAAGAACCCAGGATCTGGCAAATAGAGCGGCTTTATGGCTTACGCTCATAGCAATAACCGCAGGAACGATAACCCTCGGCACATGGCTTTACTTCGGGGAGCCCTTTGTCTTTGCAATTGAAAGGATGGTTACGGTCATGGTGATCACGTGCCCGCACGCCCTTGGCCTGGCGGTTCCTCTCGTGGTTTCGGTCTCAACCTCAATCTCGGCGAGAAAGGGGATACTGATCAGGAACAGGGAAGCCTTTGAGAGGGCGAAGGACGTGCAGGTTGTTGTGTTTGACAAGACAGGGACGCTCACTGAAGGAAAGTTTGAGGTTACGGAGATAATCCAGCTGGGCGAGCTTGGAGATGAAGAGATTCTGAAGTACGCTGCTGCCCTTGAGTCCCAGTCAAGTCACCCGATAGCCCAGGGAATAGTCGAAAAAGCTGAAGAACTCGGCCTTGGGACCTACGAGGTCAGCGAATCGAAGGTTCTTCCGGGCAAAGGTGTCCAGGGCGTCATCAACGGAAAGGAAGTCCTCGTTGTGAGCCCCGGCTTCTTGAAGGAAAAAGGTCTGTGGGGAGAAGACGAGCGCGTCAACAAAGTCTTGGAGCAGGGCAAGACCGTTGTCTTCCTGGTTCTTGATGGAAAGCTCGCAGGTGCTCTGGCTTTAGCGGACAGGATAAGACCCGAATCGAGGGAGGCCGTTGAAAAGCTCCACGAGATGGGCATAAAAGCTTACATGCTCACCGGCGACAACGCCAAGGTTGCGAAGTGGGTTGCTGAGGAGCTCGGCCTCGATGGGTTCTTTGCAGAGGTCTTGCCCCACCAGAAGTCCGAGAAGGTCAAGGAGCTTCAGGAGCAGGGTTACACGGTGGCAATGGTCGGCGACGGTATAAACGATGCCCCGGCGCTGATACAGGCGGATGTTGGAATAGCCATCGGAGCGGGGACGGATGTTGCAATAGAGAGCGCGGACATAATCCTCGTCAGGAACGACCCGCGGGACGTCATAACGGGCGTACACCTCGCAAGGGCCACATACAAGAAGATGGTTCAGAATCTGGCGTGGGCAACGGGCTACAACACATTCGCCATCCCGCTGGCGGCGGGTGTGCTATACAACTACGGCATACTCCTCAGCCCGGCGTTCGGAGCTTTGCTGATGAGCATGAGCACGGTGATAGTTGCCATCAACGCGAAGTTTTTGAAGGTCTGA
- a CDS encoding serine/threonine-protein kinase: MPAGTGCLSGNGGIRVHMGHWFMDDDILEGLVKLFVFIVIISFIFGRAAGFIIFIVIVMWFGHLIKHLLKDVSKSSKRYKRRYPKTVPPVPPVPKEDMKELLRKSVIIELPPKVHAGEEIPLRIGFRNLLRGTINVEIDLGDLSRHLDLSSTRVYFRAVRPGEYVSQTVTAVPRGRGRVSAKVVVRSGMVSAKVKVSTEIIERPKIEPKTPVPAPVPVPAGNRQDSTGGTPRTPLEELFARYRKVEPIGEGGFARVYRAEKHDGSVVALKVPLSLTEEGGKTFLREVRNWSLLSHPNIVELYDYNIFPLPYLEMEYCETSLAKLEKPLSPEKAAGIIFDVAEGIKYAHSKGIVHRDLKPSNILLKGGRAKVSDWGLSKLLKESRTTHTVSFTPLYAAPEHISSRFGGTDERTDVWQIGAVLYELLTGRPPFEGEDFVEVASKITLEEPVPPGQLNPNAKPLEPVVMKCLAKNKEERYQSVEELQRDLAEFLGKNYRENLSRSVSLNDLSRSAYYAGELFLLYLKLNDLVNALKYADDLAHYARGEMRKELLALREQLRLRLENGLDFPEELVEKAEIIVHKIKLGFGGV; the protein is encoded by the coding sequence ATGCCCGCCGGAACTGGTTGTCTCAGCGGGAATGGAGGGATACGCGTGCACATGGGGCACTGGTTCATGGACGACGACATCCTGGAGGGCCTCGTCAAGCTCTTCGTGTTTATAGTTATAATATCCTTCATCTTTGGGAGGGCGGCCGGATTCATAATATTCATCGTGATAGTCATGTGGTTTGGACACCTGATAAAACACCTGCTCAAGGACGTTTCGAAGTCGAGTAAACGGTACAAGAGGCGGTATCCCAAAACGGTTCCGCCAGTTCCTCCGGTACCGAAGGAGGACATGAAGGAGCTCCTCCGCAAGTCGGTGATAATCGAGCTTCCCCCCAAGGTCCACGCTGGTGAGGAGATACCCCTCAGGATCGGCTTCAGGAACCTGCTCAGGGGCACCATAAACGTCGAGATAGACCTCGGCGACCTCTCCAGGCACCTCGACCTCAGCTCCACGAGGGTGTACTTCAGGGCCGTCAGGCCCGGGGAGTACGTCTCCCAGACCGTCACCGCCGTTCCGAGGGGGCGGGGCAGGGTCAGCGCCAAGGTCGTGGTTCGCTCCGGCATGGTAAGCGCCAAGGTGAAAGTGAGCACCGAAATAATCGAGAGACCGAAGATAGAGCCCAAAACCCCAGTTCCGGCCCCGGTCCCGGTTCCCGCCGGGAATAGGCAGGATTCTACCGGCGGCACCCCCCGTACCCCACTGGAGGAGCTCTTCGCGAGGTACAGAAAGGTTGAGCCCATCGGTGAGGGCGGCTTTGCAAGGGTCTACCGTGCGGAAAAGCACGACGGGAGCGTCGTTGCCCTAAAAGTCCCGCTCAGTCTGACGGAGGAGGGGGGCAAGACATTCCTCAGGGAGGTAAGGAACTGGTCGCTCCTCAGCCACCCGAACATAGTTGAGCTCTACGACTACAACATCTTCCCCCTCCCCTATCTTGAGATGGAGTACTGCGAGACGAGCCTTGCAAAGCTCGAAAAGCCCCTCAGCCCCGAAAAGGCGGCGGGGATAATCTTCGACGTTGCGGAGGGCATCAAGTATGCCCACTCAAAGGGGATAGTCCACCGTGACCTCAAGCCGAGCAACATCCTGCTCAAGGGCGGGAGGGCCAAGGTGAGCGACTGGGGGCTCAGCAAGCTGCTCAAGGAGAGCAGGACGACCCACACGGTCAGCTTCACACCGCTCTACGCCGCTCCGGAACATATAAGCTCCCGCTTTGGAGGAACAGATGAGAGGACCGATGTGTGGCAGATAGGCGCAGTTCTCTACGAGCTTCTGACTGGAAGGCCTCCCTTCGAGGGGGAGGACTTCGTCGAGGTGGCGTCGAAGATAACCCTTGAGGAGCCAGTGCCGCCGGGTCAGCTCAACCCCAACGCGAAGCCCCTTGAGCCGGTCGTGATGAAGTGCCTCGCGAAGAACAAGGAGGAGCGCTACCAGTCGGTGGAGGAGCTTCAGAGGGATTTGGCCGAGTTCCTCGGGAAGAACTACCGCGAGAACCTCAGCAGAAGCGTTTCGCTCAACGACCTGTCGAGGAGCGCCTACTACGCGGGTGAGCTGTTCCTCCTATATCTGAAGCTCAACGACCTTGTTAATGCACTCAAGTATGCCGACGACCTGGCGCACTACGCGAGAGGAGAGATGAGAAAAGAGCTGTTGGCCCTGAGGGAGCAACTCAGGCTCCGCCTTGAGAACGGCCTCGACTTTCCGGAAGAGCTGGTCGAGAAGGCGGAGATAATCGTCCACAAGATAAAGCTTGGATTCGGGGGGGTGTGA
- a CDS encoding HgcAB-like fusion protein, translating into MLRYMLINIVGTLLRGFPLPCKTGLVRVGNPGRNSPVFLTGNYCVTVERVRRVLEKSGIDCYLLIANSRGINVWCSAAGGHFTNHDVISALKTSGIERLVDHRRVVLPQLAAAGIEAKVIGERTGWSVIWGPVYAEDIPKFVENGYKKSPKMREVEFPAVQRVEMAVMWAFPFSIIVALLAFFLWRSAVLPLFILSWLLPFLIFISFPVYSGLLARGKKKAGLSRYTVIFDFSRVPLLMEGAFLLLLAAYGLFTGNLSFGFLLRWGFVSFVIVLLVSIDLMGSTPVYKSGLHEERLLRVALDEEKCTGCGVCVQVCPRNCYEIDGVARMPRAGKCVQCGACIVQCPFDALFFESPDGRIIPPETIRKFKLNLMGRRLVRV; encoded by the coding sequence GGGGTTTTCCCCTCCCCTGCAAAACGGGGCTCGTCAGGGTAGGCAACCCCGGCAGGAATTCGCCCGTTTTCCTCACGGGCAACTACTGCGTAACGGTTGAGCGCGTGAGGAGGGTTCTTGAAAAGAGCGGTATTGACTGCTACCTCCTCATCGCCAACAGCAGGGGCATAAACGTGTGGTGCTCCGCGGCCGGCGGGCATTTCACAAACCATGACGTCATTTCGGCATTAAAGACGAGCGGAATTGAAAGGCTCGTGGACCACAGGCGCGTGGTGCTCCCCCAGCTTGCCGCGGCGGGCATAGAGGCGAAAGTAATAGGGGAGAGGACGGGGTGGAGCGTGATATGGGGCCCCGTTTATGCAGAAGATATTCCCAAATTCGTTGAAAATGGCTATAAAAAGTCCCCGAAAATGCGGGAGGTTGAGTTTCCGGCGGTGCAGCGGGTTGAGATGGCGGTTATGTGGGCGTTTCCCTTTTCAATAATCGTCGCTCTCCTTGCGTTCTTCCTCTGGCGCAGTGCTGTGCTCCCCCTTTTCATTCTCAGCTGGCTGCTGCCCTTTTTGATCTTCATCTCATTTCCCGTGTATTCCGGATTGCTGGCCCGTGGGAAGAAAAAAGCCGGATTGAGCAGATACACCGTTATCTTCGACTTCAGCAGGGTGCCCCTACTAATGGAGGGGGCTTTCCTCCTTCTCCTCGCGGCGTATGGTCTCTTCACGGGAAATTTGAGCTTTGGCTTCCTCCTACGCTGGGGTTTCGTGTCCTTCGTCATAGTCCTTCTCGTGAGCATCGATTTAATGGGTAGCACCCCTGTTTACAAGAGCGGCCTCCATGAGGAGCGCCTCTTAAGGGTGGCTCTGGACGAGGAAAAATGCACGGGCTGCGGGGTATGCGTGCAGGTGTGCCCGAGAAACTGCTATGAGATTGATGGAGTCGCCCGGATGCCCCGCGCGGGGAAATGCGTTCAGTGCGGTGCGTGCATCGTCCAGTGTCCCTTTGATGCCCTCTTCTTTGAGAGCCCCGACGGGAGGATAATCCCTCCGGAGACGATTAGGAAGTTCAAACTGAACCTCATGGGGAGGCGGCTTGTGAGGGTATAG
- a CDS encoding DUF302 domain-containing protein, with amino-acid sequence MKGEMNNMGKGGMKGRHEMKGGCKGHGKGMHRGHAMENEEYAYVREVELGFDETVKRVKEELKKEGFGVLSEIKVDELFKEKLDLDMEPYVILGTCNPEFSSRLIGVDINSGTFLPCNLVVYVKDGKTYVGLLLPTVAMSITGNDELLEVAAKVEEILKGVVDRV; translated from the coding sequence ATGAAAGGTGAAATGAATAACATGGGAAAAGGCGGTATGAAGGGCCGCCACGAGATGAAAGGTGGCTGCAAAGGCCACGGAAAGGGCATGCACAGAGGCCATGCCATGGAGAATGAGGAGTATGCATACGTGCGGGAGGTCGAGCTCGGATTTGACGAGACCGTTAAGCGGGTCAAGGAGGAGCTCAAGAAGGAAGGCTTCGGGGTTCTCAGCGAGATAAAGGTGGATGAGCTCTTCAAGGAGAAGCTCGACCTTGATATGGAGCCCTACGTCATCCTCGGCACCTGCAACCCGGAGTTCTCAAGCCGGCTCATAGGTGTCGACATCAACAGCGGTACCTTCCTGCCCTGCAACCTGGTGGTGTACGTGAAGGACGGAAAGACCTACGTGGGGCTTCTGCTCCCGACGGTCGCAATGAGCATAACCGGGAACGACGAGCTGCTTGAGGTCGCAGCGAAGGTCGAGGAGATACTGAAGGGCGTCGTTGACAGGGTTTGA
- a CDS encoding protein phosphatase 2C domain-containing protein, whose product MTGGQAYPGIISTGIEGTVWGISHPGGRERNEDALLILPIGDACLLAVADGLGGHEGGELASKVAVEALRETFERGYTRGMGVEEVKGLLLRAYEDAHRRIVEISPGPGKMGTTLTAAFVRNRMAVVANTGDSRAYLVREGKIIARTRDHSVVQELIERGVISEEEAREHPMRHVVTKALGVDLGIDTYVWELKAGDVLLLSTDGLHDYIDEGIIRKLAFESDPRMAAEALIGEALKVTEDNVTVVVFREV is encoded by the coding sequence ATGACTGGGGGACAGGCTTACCCTGGGATTATCTCCACCGGAATCGAAGGCACCGTCTGGGGCATCTCACATCCCGGCGGGAGGGAGCGGAACGAGGACGCGCTCCTTATCCTGCCCATCGGCGACGCCTGTCTCCTGGCCGTTGCCGACGGCCTTGGGGGACACGAGGGGGGTGAGCTGGCCTCGAAGGTGGCCGTTGAAGCACTCCGTGAGACCTTTGAGAGGGGCTATACACGCGGCATGGGGGTGGAGGAGGTAAAGGGTCTCCTCCTAAGGGCCTACGAGGATGCCCACCGCAGGATAGTGGAGATATCACCCGGGCCGGGGAAGATGGGCACGACGCTTACCGCTGCCTTCGTGAGGAATAGAATGGCTGTGGTAGCAAACACCGGCGACAGCAGGGCCTATCTTGTGCGGGAGGGGAAGATAATCGCGAGGACAAGGGACCACTCGGTGGTTCAGGAGCTCATTGAGCGCGGGGTCATTAGTGAGGAGGAAGCCAGAGAACATCCCATGAGGCACGTCGTTACAAAGGCCCTCGGCGTTGACCTTGGGATTGACACATACGTGTGGGAGCTGAAAGCCGGGGATGTCCTGCTTCTCAGCACGGACGGGCTCCATGACTACATCGATGAGGGGATTATAAGAAAGCTTGCCTTCGAATCAGACCCCCGGATGGCAGCGGAGGCGCTGATCGGGGAAGCCCTGAAGGTTACCGAAGACAATGTAACTGTCGTCGTGTTTAGGGAGGTGTGA